The Gemmatimonadota bacterium region AACTTGATCCTCGATCGCTGAGATTTTGCCTCGAATTTCACTACCAATATTCCCCGATACCAGATCATAGNNNNNNNNNNTACGTGCCAATGCACCTATGGTTTTTTCGGCAATTTGCACGTCTGGATGGATGAGCAATTGCTGCGCTAGCTTGATGATGGTTCGATTGGCGCCACCAACATGCTTACCCGCGCCACCCTGTGTGCGCAATCCCGAAACAACCTGAATGATGAGGTCGATCTGATAAGGCAGCAAAGGGTACAGATCGGCGAAATTCTCGGTTGTCAATTCGGGAAGTTGAATATCCGCAGATAGCCGAGTATTGTCTGTTAAGCGTCCCCGATGCTGGGAAAAATGTTCGCGCAGAGCTTTTTGGGCATCGGCATTTTTAGACAACACGCGTTTGCTGGTTACTTCAGAAATATCAGAAGGCTCCAGATGGACCTGAAGCGGAAACCGATCCATTAAACGGGCGAGTTCCACCCGCCTGTCATCCAGGCCTCCCACCAGATCTGTAAGCTGCTCCTGAGAAGTGACAATGAGCCAGATCTTACCCCGTCCGACCCGTCCGAGGCTTTGCACCACAGCCTGAAGATCAAGCATTTTTTGAACATCACGCGACACAAACTGTCCGACTTCATCAATCACAAAAACCAGGCTTCTACCAGGCCGCCTCCGTGCGACCAATTCTTGACATCTTTCTGCTAAAAGGCCCGGTGTAATGTCGGCCCGTCCGCGTGCCGATTCACGCCAGCTATCAACTTCCGGAAAGGTATCTGGATCCCGTTCGTGCATCACCCGGCTTGCCTGTTGCAGCGCAAACGCAACCTTTCCTTTTTCCGCATTCCAATCTTTATCAAAAATCTCAGTGTACTTCTCTTTGAATGCCTCTAATTCACCATCGGCTTCCAGCGTAATCTCTAGTTCGGAGAGATCCAGATCACGGGCATAACCCAAGCTTTGCAGAAACAGCCGATACATGATTTCAGTGATGGTCTGGCTCCCGGTGCGGATGCCACGGTCCGTTGATACATCAAAAATGACAGCGTCTGTAGGAATCTGTTCGGTTATGCTGGACAAAAGCGCCTGAATCCTCGGGTCTCCTGTGCGCCGTCCAAATAATTCTCCTGCTCCTTTGCCGAGTACGGTGCGGTTTTCCAGTGCCAGACCCAGCATCTTGGCAAAGCTGGACTTACCAGACCCAAAAAATCCCGATACCCAGATACCCACTCCTTCGTGGGGTTTGTTGGGCGTTTCCTGATAGCGCTCCAGGATTTCCGCATAGTAATTGCGGATGGCCTCGGTGGCGTAGTATTCGTCAATCTCATCTCGAATGATCTGCTCATCCGTTTGATCGACTTTGATAACTTCCTCAATATGGCGATAGATGTCGCTGGCAAAGAGATCTTTGACAAGCTGTGGCATGGGGGGCCTTTCAAAAAATCTTGGGTCGATAATTGTGCTCAGCGTCGAGAATACCCATAAACTTCAGACCAGCTGCGCCATCCAATTCACCTGGATAAAAGAGTACACTTGGAAGTTGAACGCTGCCCATAAGCTGATCGAGCAATGAAGAGGTCCGATACATTGGAAACAACGCTCCTGAACGAGTGATCATCACGATGTCTTTTAAGGGGTCTGGATTTTCAGGCATCCTCTCAACTACAAGCGCATCCAGAGGTTGATAATCGCTTAAAATTTCATGCACAGTGTGAACCGTCTCTTCCAAACCTACAGATTTTTCTGCTTCAATGAGCGACGGGGCATCAATGCCTTCGGCTTCCAGCGCGGCAACCAGACATTCGGCAAGCGAGATAATAGTCACACGCTTGCCGGATTGCTCAAGTCTGGTCTTGAGCATCGATATCTCAGCCCGAACAGCAAATTCCTCCTCTGGAGGATATCGAAAAATCGCATAAGGCATATCGTGATAGGCGCTGATATCAGGCCGCGGATCAGGAGTTCGCAATACGGGCTCAAGCGTCTTTGTAAGTCTGTCTTTCCAATCGCTCATGGCGTCCACGCTTGTGCAAATGCCTTTAGAGAGTCAAAAGGCAGTTTGAGTTGGGCTAGGCTACCTGCCACCTGATAGTCGAGTTTTCGAAATTGGTGCAAACGGAGGAGTTCACGTTCAACATCCTCAGAATACATCAAGAACAGACGCCAATCAAGTGCCTGCACAATTCGATTAGCATTAGATTCGTGTTCAGCAATGGCGTGTAACACGTAGAGGAAGCTTTCTTCAGGCAAGTGGTAAGGGACAAACTCTCGAACTGTCGAGCCAGATAACAATCCAAAGTCACTCGCCATTCGGAGCATATCGCGCCCGGCTCGTGTGGCTCCATATTCG contains the following coding sequences:
- a CDS encoding DUF1788 domain-containing protein; this encodes MSDWKDRLTKTLEPVLRTPDPRPDISAYHDMPYAIFRYPPEEEFAVRAEISMLKTRLEQSGKRVTIISLAECLVAALEAEGIDAPSLIEAEKSVGLEETVHTVHEILSDYQPLDALVVERMPENPDPLKDIVMITRSGALFPMYRTSSLLDQLMGSVQLPSVLFYPGELDGAAGLKFMGILDAEHNYRPKIF
- the brxC gene encoding BREX system P-loop protein BrxC is translated as MPQLVKDLFASDIYRHIEEVIKVDQTDEQIIRDEIDEYYATEAIRNYYAEILERYQETPNKPHEGVGIWVSGFFGSGKSSFAKMLGLALENRTVLGKGAGELFGRRTGDPRIQALLSSITEQIPTDAVIFDVSTDRGIRTGSQTITEIMYRLFLQSLGYARDLDLSELEITLEADGELEAFKEKYTEIFDKDWNAEKGKVAFALQQASRVMHERDPDTFPEVDSWRESARGRADITPGLLAERCQELVARRRPGRSLVFVIDEVGQFVSRDVQKMLDLQAVVQSLGRVGRGKIWLIVTSQEQLTDLVGGLDDRRVELARLMDRFPLQVHLEPSDISEVTSKRVLSKNADAQKALREHFSQHRGRLTDNTRLSADIQLPELTTENFADLYPLLPYQIDLIIQVVSGLRTQGGAGKHVGGANRTIIKLAQQLLIHPDVQIAEKTIGALAR